Proteins encoded together in one Argonema galeatum A003/A1 window:
- a CDS encoding KTSC domain-containing protein: MKFTKIDLSNIVGISHDDNYLGLVIDRGDTIDVIEIPAPVAAYEGLVQLNAVVSDDCADSVNFYDLPGVETELHILPVHSTMANAVGYDPDHHLLQVEFKNGSVYQYEDVDEEIWEEMKAADSTGQFFNREIKGNYFSRRLE, translated from the coding sequence ATGAAATTTACCAAAATTGATTTGAGCAACATTGTAGGAATCAGTCACGATGATAATTATCTGGGATTGGTCATTGACAGGGGAGATACCATAGATGTTATTGAAATTCCGGCACCTGTTGCTGCTTACGAAGGACTTGTGCAATTGAATGCAGTTGTTTCTGATGACTGTGCTGATTCGGTTAATTTTTACGATTTGCCGGGTGTGGAAACGGAACTTCATATCCTACCTGTGCATTCGACAATGGCAAACGCGGTGGGATACGATCCAGATCATCACCTATTACAAGTTGAGTTTAAGAACGGCTCGGTTTATCAATATGAGGATGTGGATGAAGAAATTTGGGAAGAAATGAAGGCAGCTGATTCAACTGGGCAATTTTTCAATCGGGAGATTAAAGGAAACTATTTTTCTCGTCGTCTGGAATAA
- a CDS encoding helix-turn-helix domain-containing protein, whose amino-acid sequence MDEFAKKVRDRRLQEKLSQQELADRVGISRNYLSQIERGQATNLSWQLMEKLTSILGLKGDPTGIQAEMADIPPTLAEFAKSAGLPPDDLIMLAGLKYRGQQPTTPEKWELLYNVIKMTVGK is encoded by the coding sequence ATGGATGAATTTGCAAAGAAAGTCCGCGATCGCCGCCTCCAAGAAAAACTGAGCCAGCAAGAGTTGGCCGATCGAGTCGGGATCTCCCGCAACTACCTGTCCCAAATCGAACGGGGACAAGCCACAAACCTCTCCTGGCAACTAATGGAGAAACTGACCTCCATTTTGGGGCTCAAAGGCGATCCAACGGGAATACAAGCAGAGATGGCAGATATTCCCCCCACTTTGGCTGAATTTGCCAAATCTGCGGGATTGCCCCCTGATGACTTGATCATGCTGGCTGGTTTAAAATACCGAGGACAGCAACCCACCACACCGGAAAAATGGGAACTGCTCTATAACGTGATCAAAATGACCGTTGGAAAATGA
- a CDS encoding ImmA/IrrE family metallo-endopeptidase: MREAPPPAQPYRHPGEAFLSGYGALRSEDDVFGYVEFLRCESGLSDRPPIDLECIYQHFGIPTPLRAPLDEQQGILVDSRTGIILIKENDPIVRQRFTEGHELMELLFDAHEQVRIGSFLPNWSGQRKERLCDRGAADLLMPQSSFLPRLNELGISLSAGRVLATLYQTSLLATLVRMIQQGSGNYALVMWHCALKPREVKELSATVSQPQKKLRVWWRTQTPDWTGGFIPKDKSIPHDSLISYAYVSGQPYSGMERIHLGWGLIDCHIEAMPIQMGDKYCVLSLLHSIGSAI, encoded by the coding sequence GTGCGTGAGGCTCCACCACCCGCTCAACCCTACCGCCATCCGGGAGAGGCGTTTTTGTCTGGCTACGGCGCACTCCGTAGCGAGGATGATGTGTTCGGCTATGTGGAGTTTCTGCGCTGCGAATCGGGGTTGAGCGATCGACCGCCGATCGATCTAGAGTGCATCTACCAACACTTTGGCATCCCGACACCTCTGCGTGCCCCTCTAGACGAACAGCAAGGCATTTTGGTCGATAGCCGCACGGGAATCATTTTGATTAAAGAGAATGATCCGATCGTGCGCCAGCGCTTCACCGAAGGGCACGAATTGATGGAACTGCTGTTCGACGCCCACGAACAAGTCAGGATTGGCAGTTTTCTGCCGAATTGGAGCGGACAGCGCAAAGAAAGATTGTGCGATCGAGGTGCAGCAGATTTACTGATGCCCCAGTCATCTTTTTTACCTCGGTTGAACGAATTGGGAATTTCCCTGAGTGCGGGGCGAGTTCTAGCGACACTCTACCAAACATCCCTCTTAGCAACTTTGGTGCGAATGATACAGCAGGGGTCTGGAAATTATGCTCTAGTAATGTGGCATTGCGCCCTCAAACCAAGGGAAGTGAAGGAACTTTCTGCCACAGTTTCCCAACCTCAAAAAAAGCTGCGGGTTTGGTGGCGAACTCAGACTCCAGATTGGACTGGGGGCTTTATTCCTAAAGATAAGTCTATTCCTCACGACTCGCTGATTTCCTACGCTTACGTCAGCGGACAACCTTATAGCGGTATGGAAAGAATTCACTTGGGTTGGGGTTTGATTGACTGCCATATAGAAGCGATGCCGATTCAGATGGGAGATAAGTATTGTGTTTTGTCTCTTCTACATTCGATCGGTTCTGCGATTTGA
- a CDS encoding Uma2 family endonuclease, translating into MVMQAEDKKYYTPEEYLDFEVNSEERHEYINGEIVLMTGGMPNHNQIALNFSGALNFALKRQPYRVFVADQRLWIPRKRIHTYPDVMVVQNALQLQEGRRDTITNPLIIAEVLSDSTRNYDKDAKFSAYRTIPSFQEYLLIDQYTMHVEQFFKTDNKRWTFSEYDDADETISLNSIFFQITLADIYDKVEFEVTEVSDN; encoded by the coding sequence ATGGTTATGCAGGCTGAAGATAAAAAATATTACACTCCTGAAGAATACCTCGATTTTGAGGTTAACTCGGAAGAACGCCATGAATATATCAACGGGGAGATTGTTCTGATGACTGGTGGAATGCCAAATCACAATCAAATTGCTCTCAACTTTAGCGGTGCTTTAAACTTTGCCCTCAAGCGTCAGCCTTATCGAGTTTTTGTCGCCGATCAACGTCTTTGGATTCCGAGAAAACGCATTCATACCTATCCTGATGTGATGGTAGTTCAAAATGCGTTACAATTGCAAGAAGGACGGCGAGACACGATTACTAACCCGTTAATCATCGCTGAGGTTTTGTCCGATTCGACGAGAAATTATGACAAGGATGCGAAATTTTCAGCTTATCGAACTATTCCTAGCTTTCAGGAATATCTCCTCATCGATCAATATACTATGCACGTCGAGCAGTTCTTCAAAACGGATAATAAACGTTGGACTTTTTCTGAGTATGATGATGCTGATGAAACGATTTCGTTAAATTCTATTTTTTTTCAAATCACGCTGGCTGATATTTATGATAAAGTTGAGTTTGAGGTAACAGAAGTTAGCGATAATTAG
- a CDS encoding GmrSD restriction endonuclease domain-containing protein has protein sequence MSITPKGTGIPELYRLYRTGKLIVNRRYQRKLVWTKDEKASLVESVLLNYPIPLVLLGEVNLNDGDKGFEIIDGMQRLNALFAFIENQFAVNEAFFDIREHSFAKDLSRQGIFKSVDLEKSKLLEPQKCAKFLEYQLAVTVYQPKSPYEIQDIFNRINSNGKHLSPQEVRQAGVTSKFSELVRSLASEIRGDVSREVLPLTDMPAISINAKSIDLGYGVRAEETIWCQQGIMRISDLRDSDDEQFLADIVLSIALGKPFAASKPSFDNYYGKGDIDKSDGIEVSISRYGEKNLKEDIKNVLSSIQEAIKLIAGDQQKNFLSKTLNPTAKGNTVKEPFYSLFMAFYELIIKESKEPFDIKEIFGALTDLSSKIKMSSTITEKNRIKNINIAKGLVQNYFKASNTTTRSSGSYALDFRNYLMRSKVEAPNYDFKQGLYTLSDSNRKFDEGTFEKILQNIAAMANLGKGKKGYIFLGVTDDENDTQRIEKLDAIKVPRVYSFGIVGLAREAILRNTTLDDYILLISRKIRDSELPESLKTQINTSLTPITYEEYTVIMLEIRAGTEPVWYKNKLYIRDGHEKKPQEQSGAQINAVWNLFR, from the coding sequence ATGAGTATCACTCCAAAGGGAACAGGAATACCAGAGTTATATCGCCTTTATCGTACAGGCAAGTTGATTGTCAACCGTCGATATCAACGTAAGCTTGTCTGGACAAAAGATGAAAAAGCTTCTCTCGTGGAGAGTGTATTACTCAATTATCCAATACCATTGGTTTTGCTTGGAGAAGTCAATCTAAATGACGGAGACAAGGGTTTTGAAATTATTGATGGGATGCAAAGGCTAAATGCTTTATTTGCTTTTATAGAAAACCAATTTGCAGTAAATGAAGCTTTTTTTGATATAAGGGAACATTCTTTTGCAAAAGATTTATCACGTCAAGGTATCTTTAAATCTGTGGATTTAGAAAAATCTAAACTTTTAGAACCGCAGAAGTGCGCTAAATTTTTAGAATATCAGTTAGCTGTTACAGTTTATCAGCCTAAATCTCCTTATGAAATTCAAGACATTTTTAATCGAATCAATTCAAATGGAAAACATTTGTCACCTCAAGAAGTTAGACAAGCAGGCGTTACATCTAAATTTTCAGAATTGGTACGATCTCTTGCTTCTGAAATTCGTGGAGATGTTTCAAGAGAGGTACTTCCTTTAACTGATATGCCTGCAATTAGCATTAATGCTAAGTCAATCGATCTTGGCTATGGAGTACGTGCAGAGGAGACAATTTGGTGTCAGCAAGGAATTATGCGTATTTCTGATTTACGTGATAGTGACGACGAACAATTCTTAGCGGATATCGTACTATCTATTGCTTTAGGAAAACCTTTTGCTGCCAGTAAACCAAGTTTTGATAACTACTATGGCAAGGGTGATATTGATAAATCAGATGGGATTGAGGTTTCTATTAGTAGATATGGAGAAAAAAATCTGAAGGAAGATATTAAAAATGTCTTGTCTTCGATTCAGGAAGCTATTAAACTAATAGCAGGAGATCAACAGAAAAATTTTCTTAGCAAGACATTAAACCCAACAGCAAAAGGAAATACCGTAAAAGAGCCATTCTATTCACTATTCATGGCTTTCTACGAACTGATTATAAAGGAATCAAAAGAGCCATTCGATATTAAAGAGATTTTTGGCGCACTTACTGACCTATCATCTAAAATAAAAATGAGTTCAACTATTACAGAAAAGAACAGGATAAAAAATATTAATATCGCTAAAGGATTAGTTCAGAATTACTTTAAAGCTTCAAATACCACAACTCGTAGTAGTGGCTCCTACGCATTAGATTTTAGAAACTATCTAATGAGATCAAAGGTTGAAGCTCCTAACTATGACTTTAAACAGGGCTTATATACGCTAAGTGATAGTAATAGAAAATTTGATGAGGGAACTTTTGAAAAAATCCTTCAAAATATCGCAGCTATGGCAAACTTAGGCAAAGGTAAAAAAGGATATATTTTCCTTGGTGTTACTGATGATGAAAACGATACCCAGCGTATTGAAAAGTTAGATGCTATTAAAGTACCTCGTGTATATTCATTTGGTATTGTGGGATTGGCAAGGGAGGCGATTCTCAGGAACACAACGCTAGATGATTATATACTATTAATTTCTAGAAAAATCCGTGACTCTGAACTACCTGAATCTTTAAAAACTCAGATAAATACAAGTCTTACTCCTATCACATATGAGGAATATACAGTAATCATGCTTGAAATTAGAGCAGGTACAGAGCCTGTGTGGTATAAAAATAAACTTTATATACGTGATGGACACGAAAAAAAGCCTCAAGAACAGTCAGGCGCACAGATTAATGCTGTATGGAATCTGTTTAGATGA
- the ilvA gene encoding threonine ammonia-lyase, biosynthetic, translating into MLCDYLVQILTARVYDVAQETPLEYAPNLSARLNNKLLLKREDMQSVFSFKLRGAYNKMVNLSPDKLAQGVIAASAGNHAQGVALGARKLGTTAIIVMPVTTPQVKVDAVKARGGEVVLYGDTYDDAYAFARQLEAEKGLTFIHPFDDPYVIAGQGTIGMEILRQYQQPIHAIFVAIGGGGLISGIGAYVKRLRPDIKIIGVEPVDADAMYQSLKAGHRVRLSQVGLFADGVAVREVGEETFRLCQQYVDEIILVDTDDTCAAIKDVFEDTRSILEPAGALAIAGAKAYVEREQIQGQTLVAVACGANMNFDRLRFVAERAEFGERREAIYAVTIPEEPGSLRRFCECLGRRNLTEFSYRIADEKEAHIFVGVQIQNRADAGKMAESFEACGFKTLDLTDDELTKLHLRHMVGGRSSLANHELLYRFEFPERPGALMKFVSSMSPDWNISMFHYRNNGADYGRIVVGMQVPPNEMGEWQAFLDTLGYRYWDESNNPAYKLFLG; encoded by the coding sequence ATGCTTTGCGACTACCTGGTACAAATCCTCACCGCCCGCGTCTACGATGTTGCCCAAGAAACACCCCTAGAATACGCCCCAAACCTGTCTGCACGGCTGAATAACAAACTTTTGCTCAAAAGGGAGGATATGCAGTCCGTCTTCTCCTTCAAGCTGCGGGGTGCTTACAACAAGATGGTAAATTTGTCGCCGGATAAGCTAGCACAGGGTGTAATTGCTGCGTCTGCGGGAAACCACGCTCAGGGAGTCGCTCTCGGTGCCCGTAAGCTGGGAACAACAGCTATTATCGTGATGCCAGTAACTACGCCTCAAGTGAAGGTGGATGCGGTTAAAGCGCGTGGGGGAGAGGTGGTGCTGTATGGTGATACATACGATGATGCTTATGCCTTTGCGCGTCAACTGGAAGCCGAAAAAGGGTTGACTTTTATTCATCCGTTTGACGATCCTTATGTAATTGCCGGACAAGGTACGATCGGGATGGAAATTCTGCGGCAATATCAGCAACCGATTCATGCTATTTTTGTGGCGATCGGCGGTGGTGGCTTAATTTCTGGGATTGGCGCTTATGTGAAACGGTTGCGTCCTGACATCAAGATTATTGGTGTTGAACCAGTGGATGCGGATGCTATGTATCAATCCTTGAAAGCCGGACATCGGGTGCGCTTATCGCAGGTGGGTTTATTTGCGGATGGCGTTGCGGTGCGGGAAGTGGGGGAAGAAACCTTCCGTCTGTGTCAGCAATACGTAGATGAAATTATTCTGGTAGATACGGATGATACTTGTGCGGCGATTAAAGATGTGTTTGAGGATACGCGATCGATCTTAGAACCAGCAGGTGCTTTAGCGATCGCAGGTGCCAAAGCCTACGTGGAACGGGAACAAATCCAGGGACAAACCTTAGTTGCTGTAGCCTGCGGTGCTAACATGAACTTCGATCGTCTCCGTTTTGTAGCAGAACGAGCAGAATTTGGCGAACGCCGCGAAGCCATTTATGCTGTCACTATTCCCGAAGAACCGGGAAGTCTCCGCCGGTTTTGCGAATGTCTTGGCAGACGCAATCTTACCGAATTTAGCTATCGCATTGCCGATGAAAAAGAAGCACATATCTTTGTAGGCGTGCAAATTCAAAACCGTGCCGATGCTGGAAAGATGGCTGAAAGTTTTGAAGCTTGCGGTTTCAAAACTCTTGACTTAACTGATGACGAATTAACAAAATTGCACTTGCGCCACATGGTTGGCGGACGTTCTTCTCTCGCTAATCACGAATTGCTTTATCGTTTCGAGTTTCCCGAACGTCCGGGTGCGTTAATGAAGTTCGTCAGTTCCATGAGTCCCGATTGGAATATCAGTATGTTCCACTACCGCAACAATGGCGCAGACTACGGGCGAATTGTTGT